One genomic segment of Bacillus oleivorans includes these proteins:
- a CDS encoding peptide-binding protein gives MNVLKNRKHWLLMLIFVLLLGILAACSSDAGEGDNEPDDGTEQPEGEGDGDGVTDGPQMGGTIVGAMDTAPTGLFNPIFYTEAYEANILDFTHEGLLSQNENLEFEPNLAKKWTFNEDQTQLTLELEQGVKWHDGEEFTAADVVFTYKTIASPGYVEAGGVRDDYVIRLKGFEAFRAGETDVFEGVTADGDYTVTFHFTEPNVTALSDASFPIIPEHIFKDIPVAEIPTHAASLEPGKVIGTGPFKFTEMIDGEQYVLEKHADYWKGEPYLDGITWRVVDQAVILGLLENQEIDFVADPNGFQPADYETVAAMDHLSIIEQPDFGYQIMGLFHNHRTPEESEAGVINPENWVPNEDLASKEVRQAIAYAINRQGLIDGLLYGKGSVINAPIATQFWAYDGENPNQYPFDPEKAKQLLDDAGYVDTNGDGFREDPNGEEWVLSLHFPLGNQLRERSAPIIEEMLEAVGINIDLAQPMEMAAYVPELETNTDWDLYLLGWSLGSGDPDPSGLWGSTAAYNFGRWYNPEADQLLQDALTPPDAFEQDYRKQVYSDWQVMFQDDLPAVILYAQNSLWAYNKRIQGIEPLPYSMYNEPQLWWVNGE, from the coding sequence GTGAATGTTTTGAAAAACAGAAAACATTGGTTACTTATGCTTATCTTTGTTCTCCTTCTGGGAATACTTGCTGCATGTTCGAGTGACGCAGGTGAAGGAGATAACGAACCAGATGATGGGACAGAACAGCCGGAAGGTGAAGGCGATGGAGATGGTGTAACAGATGGTCCGCAAATGGGAGGAACCATTGTAGGGGCAATGGACACTGCACCTACAGGATTATTTAACCCGATTTTCTATACAGAAGCATATGAAGCAAATATCCTAGATTTTACTCATGAAGGTTTATTATCACAAAATGAAAATCTAGAATTTGAACCGAACTTAGCAAAAAAATGGACGTTTAATGAGGATCAAACCCAATTAACTCTCGAATTAGAGCAAGGCGTTAAATGGCATGATGGCGAAGAATTTACAGCAGCGGATGTTGTCTTTACCTATAAAACTATAGCGAGCCCTGGGTATGTAGAGGCTGGTGGAGTCCGTGATGACTATGTTATAAGATTAAAAGGTTTCGAGGCATTTAGAGCTGGTGAAACAGATGTATTTGAGGGAGTTACAGCTGATGGGGACTACACGGTTACATTTCATTTTACAGAACCAAACGTAACAGCTCTTAGTGATGCTTCTTTCCCAATTATTCCCGAACACATTTTCAAAGATATTCCTGTAGCAGAAATTCCGACACATGCAGCATCTCTAGAACCGGGTAAAGTGATCGGAACAGGACCATTCAAATTTACCGAAATGATTGATGGTGAGCAGTATGTATTAGAAAAGCATGCTGACTATTGGAAGGGTGAGCCTTATCTTGATGGTATCACTTGGCGTGTTGTAGACCAAGCGGTAATCCTCGGGTTACTAGAAAATCAAGAGATTGATTTTGTCGCTGATCCAAACGGTTTCCAACCGGCTGACTATGAAACGGTTGCGGCGATGGATCATCTTAGTATTATCGAGCAGCCAGACTTTGGTTATCAGATCATGGGTCTATTCCATAATCACCGTACACCAGAGGAAAGTGAAGCAGGTGTGATTAACCCTGAAAATTGGGTGCCAAACGAAGATTTAGCCAGCAAAGAAGTACGTCAGGCGATTGCATATGCGATTAATCGTCAAGGGCTAATTGACGGATTGCTTTATGGAAAAGGATCTGTTATTAATGCCCCGATTGCGACCCAATTCTGGGCATATGACGGGGAAAATCCAAACCAATATCCGTTTGATCCTGAAAAAGCAAAACAATTGCTAGATGATGCAGGATATGTCGATACAAATGGAGATGGTTTCCGTGAAGACCCTAATGGGGAAGAGTGGGTTCTTTCTTTACACTTCCCGCTTGGAAATCAGCTTCGTGAAAGATCAGCACCAATTATCGAAGAAATGCTTGAAGCAGTTGGCATTAACATAGACCTCGCCCAACCGATGGAAATGGCCGCTTATGTTCCAGAGCTTGAAACGAATACAGATTGGGATCTTTATTTACTAGGCTGGAGCTTAGGAAGCGGGGATCCAGATCCGAGCGGACTGTGGGGTTCTACCGCCGCCTACAACTTTGGGCGCTGGTATAATCCAGAAGCTGATCAATTATTACAGGATGCTCTAACACCGCCAGATGCCTTTGAACAGGATTACCGTAAACAAGTATATAGCGACTGGCAAGTCATGTTCCAGGATGATCTTCCTGCGGTTATCTTGTATGCGCAAAATAGCCTATGGGCCTATAATAAGCGGATCCAGGGAATAGAACCACTTCCATATTCGATGTACAATGAACCGCAATTATGGTGGGTTAACGGAGAGTAA